A single window of Culicoides brevitarsis isolate CSIRO-B50_1 chromosome 3, AGI_CSIRO_Cbre_v1, whole genome shotgun sequence DNA harbors:
- the LOC134834486 gene encoding high mobility group protein HMGI-C-like: protein MSDSEKEEQPVAKKRGRPSTGTAAAKKRPAEAKGSDEPSSKKGRGRPKGSTKKKRGRPATESSGTAAKPAAKSGGGRGRPKKAVAKKDSTEDEEEASENGNSSEN, encoded by the exons ATGTCTGATAGCGAGAAAGAGGAACAACCTGTAGCGAAGAAACGCGGGCGCCCATCTACT gGAACCGCTGCTGCGAAAAAACGCCCCGCCGAAGCAAAAGGCTCGGATGAACCCTCATCCAAGAAGGGTCGTGGGCGTCCCAAGGGATCCACGAAGAAAAAGCGCGGAAGACCCGCAACCGAATCGTCAGGAACTGCCGCCAAGCCTGCTGCCAAATCGGGCGGAGGACGCGGACGCCCAAAGAAGGCAGTTGCGAAAAAAGACTCCacggaagacgaagaagaagcttCTGAAAACGGAAACTCTTCGGAAAACTAA
- the LOC134836008 gene encoding uncharacterized protein LOC134836008 isoform X1, producing the protein MEEQSAFVKDLYDLYEKGEWRKILKLGQSNATEETKKYHWCWPYEQDLKDLKYELDKLGVKSLCSIGCGTGILEWCLNKCTGMEVKGIEVDEFYWTNFTTTKPFIDLKICKRRLSNSPLNNLLTKKRDEALLFCYFNNADAFKSYIKYFYGDYVIIIGPPLSSKTKRSTPMPETPNFENPWLWYKVYTKQFGRDKDLLVIWKYNPSAAKPQTKQG; encoded by the exons ATGGAAGAACAAAGTGCTTTCGTCAAGGATTTGTACGACTTGTACGAGAAAGGTGAATGGCGTAAAATTCTCAAGCTCGGGCAAAGTAATGCCAcggaagaaacgaaaaaataccATTGGTGCTGGCCATACGAGCAAGATCTGAAAGACCTCAAATACGAATTAGACAAATTAGGTGTTAAGAGTTTGTGTAGTATAGGATGCGGTACGGGAATTCTCGAATGGTGTCTCAACAAATGCACAGGCATGGAAGTGAAAGGCATCGAAGTTGATGAATTCTATTG GACAAATTTTACGACGACAAAGCCTTTCATCGACCTAAAAATCTGCAAGAGACGCCTTTCGAACTCCCCCCTCAACAATTTACTGACCAAAAAACGGGACGAAGCCCTcttattttgctattttaacAATGCCGACGCCTTCAAGAGTTACATAAAGTACTTTTACGGCGACTACGTGATAATTATCGGACCTCCGCTCTCGTCAAAGACAAAGAGAAGTACGCCGATGCCTGAAACGCCCAACTTTGAGAATCCATGGTTATGGTACAAAGTGTACACGAAGCAATTTGGTCGGGATAAGGATTTGTTGGTGATTTGGAAGTACAATCCAAGCGCCGCAAAGCCACAAACGAAACAGGGATAG